The bacterium sequence CCGGCATCGGGATCTGCCCCGACGACCAGAAGTACATCTGGGGCGAGTTCTACCAGGTCGACGATCAGGCGAGCGCGAAGTACCGCGGCGCGGGCCTCGGTCTCACCCTGGTCCATGACCTGCTGGTCCTGCTCGACGGCGACTCGCTCCTCCAGAGCGAGGCCGGCGTCGGCACCCGGGTCGAGTTCAGCGTGCCGGTCGTCCTCGCCTGACCGGGTCCGGTCCACGGGACTCCTGAAACACGAACGCCGCTCCCAGTCGGGAGCGGCCTTCGTCGTTTCGGTCGGAGTGGAGGGCTCAGCCTTCCGGCGTGGGCTCCTCGACCGGGGCCTCGGCCTCGGGAGCGGCTTCTTCGGCCGGCGCTTCTTCGCCCGAGGCGGCGGGCGCCGGGTCGAACGCGGCAGCATCGTACTCGGGCGCCGGCGGAACCTCGGCATCGCCCGGCTGGACGAGTCCGGCGGCGATCTCGCGGAGGCTCGTCACGACTTCCTTGTTCGTCTGCTCGAGGAGCGGACGCGCGCCCTTCTTCAGCTGCTTCGCGCGGATCGACGCCATGCGGACGAGTTCGAAGCGGTTCGGGACCTGCTCCATGCAGTCTTCGATGGTGATGCGGGCCAATGTCGGGCCTCCAGAGCCATCGGCGAGCGAGCGACGCGCGCCGATCAGAGTGGGGACGAGAGCCGGATCCGGGTGGATGGGGAAAATGCCCCGCCGGGACCTCGGACGCCGCGGGAGCCTATCTCAGGCCCCGGAAGAAGGAAACCCCGGCCAGGTCCCCCCGTTGCCGGGGGTCCCAGAGCCGGGGTCCCTCGAAAGCCTTCCAAAAATCGGAAGGCCGTTCACTGCAGACGCTTAGCGCTTGCGGCGAGCAGCCTTCTTCTTCTTGGCAGCCTTCTTCTTCTTGGCGGCCTTCTTCTTCTTGGCGGCCTTCTTCTTGGTCGCCTTCTTCTTGGTCGCCTTCTTCTTGGCGGCCTTCTTCTTCGTGGCCTTCCGCTTGGCGGCCTTCTTCTTGGTCGCCTTCTTCTTGGCCTTCTTCTTGGCGGCCTTCTTCTTGGTCGCCTTCTTCTTCGTGGCCTTGCGCTTGGTGGCCTTCTTCTTGGTCGCCTTGCGCTTCGTGGCCTTCTTTCGAGCTGCCATTCTTGGGATTCCCCCTTTTCAATCGCTCGTGGTGTGGCCTGTGAGGACACGATGATCAGTAAAGACCGGGGCCTTCGGTGATCGTTCGTCCCCTGGATCCTCGAGAGGAACCCGGCTCCGCCTTCGGCTACGAGAGCTTCATTCGGAAAATCCGGGAGTTCACAGACCTAACTGCGAGTGCCTATCTATCGGCTTCGTGGACCCACGACTTGAAGGCGCATAGACACCTTCGCGTCTCAAACCGCACCC is a genomic window containing:
- the rpoZ gene encoding DNA-directed RNA polymerase subunit omega; amino-acid sequence: MARITIEDCMEQVPNRFELVRMASIRAKQLKKGARPLLEQTNKEVVTSLREIAAGLVQPGDAEVPPAPEYDAAAFDPAPAASGEEAPAEEAAPEAEAPVEEPTPEG